One stretch of Equus przewalskii isolate Varuska chromosome 9, EquPr2, whole genome shotgun sequence DNA includes these proteins:
- the COL10A1 gene encoding collagen alpha-1(X) chain encodes MLPQTALVLLLTLNLVHGEFYAERYQTPTGIKGPPPNIKTRFFIPYAIKSKGVSVRGEQGVPGPPGPSGPRGHPGPSGPPGKPGYGSPGPQGEPGLPGPPGPSATGKPGVPGLPGKQGERGPYGPKGDIGPAGLPGPRGPPGPPGIPGPAGISVPGKPGQQGPTGAPGPRGLPGEKGAPGVPGMNGQKGETGYGAPGRPGERGLPGPQGPMGPPGSPGVGKRGENGFPGQPGTKGDQGIPGERGPIGPPGPQGPPGEQGPEGIGKPGAPGAPGQAGIPGTKGHPGAPGIAGPPGAPGFGKPGLPGLKGQRGPIGLPGSPGAKGEQGPAGHPGEPGLTGPPGNMGPQGPKGIPGNHGIPGPKGETGPVGPAGQPGAKGERGFSGLDGKPGYPGEPGLNGPKGNPGLPGPKGEPGIGGPPGLPGPAGPVGAKGVPGNNGEAGPRGAPGIPGTRGPIGPPGIPGFPGPKGDRGTPGLPGPAGIATKGLNGPTGPPGPPGPKGHAGEPGLPGPPGPPGPPGQAVVPEGFIKAGQRPLVSANQGVTGMPVSAFTVILSKAYPAIGAPIPFDKIVYNRQQHYDPRTGIFTCRIPGIYYFSYHVHAKGTHVWVGLYKNGTPVMYTYDEYIKGYLDQASGSAVLDLTENDQVWLQLPNAESNGLYSSEYVHSSFSGFLVAPM; translated from the coding sequence GTGTATCAGTGAGAGGAGAACAAGGTGTTCCTGGTCCACCAGGCCCCAGTGGACCTCGAGGGCACCCAGGACCATCTGGACCACCAGGAAAACCAGGTTATGGAAGCCCTGGACCCCAAGGAGAGCCAGGGTTGCCAGGACCACCAGGACCATCAGCCACTGGGAAGCCAGGTGTGCCAGGACTCCCAGGAAAACAAGGGGAGAGAGGACCATATGGACCAAAAGGAGACATTGGACCAGCTGGTTTACCAGGACCACGGGGCCCACCCGGGCCACCTGGAATCCCCGGCCCGGCTGGAATTTCTGTTCCAGGAAAACCTGGACAACAGGGACCTACAGGAGCCCCAGGACCCAGAGGCCTTCCTGGAGAAAAGGGTGCACCAGGTGTCCCTGGTATGAACGGACAGAAAGGGGAAACGGGATATGGTGCTCCTGGTCGCCCAGGTGAGAGAGGCCTTCCAGGCCCACAGGGTCCCATGGGACCACCCGGCTCTCCTGGAGTGGGAAAAAGAGGTGAAAATGGGTTTCCAGGACAGCCAGGCACCAAAGGTGATCAGGGCATTCCGGGAGAAAGGGGACCAATTGGCCCACCAGGTCCCCAAGGTCCTCCTGGGGAACAAGGACCAGAAGGCATTGGAAAGCCAGGCGCCCCTGGAGCTCCAGGCCAGGCAGGGATTCCAGGAACAAAAGGACACCCTGGGGCTCCAGGAATAGCTGGGCCACCAGGGGCTCCTGGCTTTGGGAAACCAGGCTTGCCAGGCCTGAAGGGGCAAAGAGGACCTATTGGCCTTCCAGGAAGTCCAGGTGCCAAAGGGGAGCAAGGCCCAGCAGGTCATCCTGGGGAGCCAGGTCTGACTGGACCCCCTGGAAATATGGGACCCCAAGGACCAAAAGGCATCCCAGGCAACCATGGGATCCCAGGCCCTAAAGGTGAGACAGGGCCAGTGGGGCCTGCAGGACAGCCTGGGGCTAAGGGAGAAAGGGGTTTCTCTGGGTTAGATGGAAAACCAGGGTACCCAGGAGAACCAGGTCTCAATGGTCCTAAGGGTAACCCAGGGTTGCCAGGCCCAAAAGGTGAGCCTGGAATTGGAGGACCTCCTGGTCTCCCAGGCCCTGCGGGCCCAGTAGGAGCTAAGGGAGTGCCTGGAAACAATGGTGAGGCTGGTCCAAGAGGTGCCCCTGGAATACCAGGTACCAGAGGTCCCATTGGGCCACCAGGCATTCCAGGATTCCCTGGACCTAAAGGTGATCGAGGAACTCCAGGTCTTCCTGGTCCAGCTGGCATAGCAACTAAGGGACTCAATGGacccactgggccaccagggcctCCAGGTCCAAAAGGCCATGCTGGAGAACCTGGCCTCCCAGGTCCCCCAGGCCCCCCAGGCCCCCCAGGCCAAGCAGTTGTGCCTGAGGGCTTTATAAAGGCAGGCCAAAGGCCTCTTGTTAGTGCCAACCAGGGTGTAACAGGAATGCCTGTGTCTGCTTTCACTGTTATTCTCTCCAAAGCTTACCCAGCAATAGGTGCTCCTATCCCCTTTGATAAGATTGTGTATAACAGGCAACAGCATTACGACCCAAGAACTGGAATCTTTACCTGCAGGATACCAGGAATATACTATTTCTCCTACCACGTGCATGCGAAAGGGACCCATGTTTGGGTGGGCCTGTATAAGAACGGCACCCCAGTAATGTACACCTATGATGAATATATCAAAGGCTACCTGGATCAGGCTTCAGGGAGTGCCGTCCTCGATCTCACAGAAAATGACCAGGTGTGGCTCCAGCTGCCCAATGCCGAGTCGAATGGCCTGTACTCCTCAGAGTACGTCCACTCCTCTTTCTCAGGATTCTTAGTGGCTCCCATGTGA